The Prunus persica cultivar Lovell chromosome G8, Prunus_persica_NCBIv2, whole genome shotgun sequence genome includes a region encoding these proteins:
- the LOC18787970 gene encoding ABC transporter G family member 25, with protein MAAEVDTTTSGEHQTPNRDLPSDHSPFMINSSNCFPITLKFLDVCYRVKIDNKLQYTGGCCFSKGRLMQKGQPGQEPEERTILHGITGMVSPGEILAILGPSGSGKSTLLNALAGRLTRRHHGTVLANGRSLTKAVLRRTGFVTQDDVLYPHLTVRETLVFCSLLRLPQSLSKRDKISAAESVISELGLHKCENTIIGNTFIRGVSGGERKRVSIGHEMLMNPSLLILDEPTSGLDSTAAHRLVSTLGSLAQKGRTIVTSMHQPSSRVYQMLESVLVLSDGKCLYFGKGSEAMTYFGSLGFSPAFPMNPADFLLDLANGVCQLNGVSERDTPNMKEILVSSYNTLLAPKVKAECLGNGLVVSTKENAYIENHSCNKEERRNIGLTKIPRVSTWFNQFNILLQRSLKERKHEAFNSLRVFQVAAGALLAGLMWWQSDYLDVQDRLGLLFFISIFWGVLPSFNSVFAFPQERAIFLKEQASGMYTLSSYFMARLVGDLPMELILPTIFLSIAYWMAGLKPDFGAFLLTLLVLLGYVLVSQGLGLALGAAIMDAKQASTVATVTMLAFVLTGGYYVHKVPSCLAWIKYISTTFYSYRLLINVQYGEGPKISSLLGCSSQRHHHVGDHKVNCKFVEQDVAGQISPVVSVCVLLFMFFAYRLLAYLALMRRIKA; from the exons ATGGCAGCAGAGGTTGATACTACTACTAGTGGTGAACATCAAACTCCCAATCGAGATTTACCGTCAGATCATTCGCCCTTTATGATCAATTCTTCTAATTGCTTCCCTATCACTCTCAAG TTCCTTGACGTGTGTTACCGAGTGAAGATAGACAACAAATTACAGTACACAGGCGGCTGCTGTTTCTCAAAGGGACGCCTCATGCAAAAGGGACAACCCGGACAAGAGCCAGAAGAACGGACCATCCTACATGGAATCACTGGCATGGTGTCTCCGGGAGAAATCCTAGCCATTCTCGGGCCATCGGGTAGCGGTAAATCCACGCTCCTTAACGCCCTTGCTGGTAGGCTTACCCGGAGACACCATGGGACCGTCTTAGCCAACGGACGAAGCCTCACCAAAGCCGTCCTCCGCAGGACCGGCTTCGTCACTCAGGACGACGTTCTCTATCCTCACCTCACCGTCCGCGAAACCCTCGTTTTCTGCTCCCTCCTCCGCCTCCCTCAAAGCCTCTCCAAAAGAGACAAAATCTCCGCCGCCGAGTCGGTGATCTCCGAGCTGGGATTGCACAAGTGCGAGAACACCATCATCGGCAACACCTTCATACGTGGCGTgtcgggaggagagagaaagcgaGTGAGCATAGGGCACGAGATGCTGATGAATCCCAGCTTGCTGATCCTGGACGAGCCGACGTCGGGCTTGGACTCTACGGCGGCTCACCGGCTGGTCAGCACGCTGGGGTCGCTGGCTCAGAAAGGAAGGACGATCGTGACGTCCATGCACCAGCCGTCAAGCCGAGTTTACCAGATGCTCGAGTCGGTGCTGGTTCTGAGCGATGGGAAGTGCTTGTATTTTGGGAAGGGGAGCGAGGCCATGACCTACTTTGGATCTCTTGGCTTCTCGCCGGCTTTTCCTATGAACCCTGCTGACTTTCTCCTTGATCTCGCTAATG gAGTTTGCCAACTTAATGGTGTAAGCGAAAGAGATACGCCCAACATGAAAGAAATCCTTGTTTCCTCATACAATACGTTGTTAGCTCCCAAGGTGAAGGCTGAGTGCTTGGGAAATGGCCTTGTTGTatcaaccaaagaaaatgCCTACATCGAGAACCATTCTTGTAACAAAGAGGAGCGCAGAAATATTGGTCTCACAAAAATCCCTAGGGTTTCCACTTGGTTCAACCAATTCAACATTTTGCTGCAAAGAAGCCTCAAGGAACGAAAGCATGAAGCCTTCAACTCACTCAGAGTGTTCCAAGTAGCGGCTGGAGCCTTGTTAGCTGGCTTAATGTGGTGGCAATCTGATTATTTAGATGTCCAGGATCGTTTAGggcttctcttcttcatctctATTTTCTGGGGTGTCCTGCCCTCTTTCAACTCGGTTTTCGCATTCCCTCAAGAACGCGCCATCTTCCTCAAGGAACAGGCCTCGGGTATGTACACATTATCTTCATATTTCATGGCTCGATTGGTTGGAGACTTACCAATGGAGCTCATTCTCCCTACAATCTTTCTCTCCATCGCTTACTGGATGGCTGGATTAAAACCCGATTTTGGTGCTTTTCTCTTGACATTACTGGTTCTACTCGGCTATGTGCTTGTGTCCCAAGGGCTTGGCCTTGCTTTAGGCGCTGCTATCATGGATGCCAAACAGGCTTCCACCGTAGCCACTGTGACGATGCTAGCTTTTGTGCTAACCGGAGGATATTACGTGCATAAGGTTCCGTCCTGTTTGGCTTGGATCAAATATATTTCTACTACGTTTTATAGTTATAGGCTGCTAATCAATGTGCAATATGGGGAAGGTCCTAAAATCTCTTCCCTCTTGGGCTGCTCATCTCAACGTCATCATCATGTAGGTGATCATAAAGTAAACTGCAAGTTTGTTGAACAGGATGTTGCAGGGCAAATTAGCCCTGTGGTGAGCGTTTGTGTCctgttgtttatgttttttgcATATAGATTATTAGCTTATCTTGCATTAATGAGGCGCATTAAAGCCTAA
- the LOC18787964 gene encoding uncharacterized protein LOC18787964: MESSATDLSGGHDQIVSKKYNTLFPAMNKHRFSSRRTPSFSSSSSSSFSSCSSSFLSSSSCNPDLHDPSPLSPATPLRFSGVPFSWEHFPGIPKKLNSSKKELYSSLKRLPLPPPTTTTKSTQKPSKKFILDNIGVNVRHKNPRGHSSDFAKDPFFAAMVECSKDAHDDDEEEEEEESNASFSSGAKVSRSSSERFGFVNLYTSCKRTCAVSESIIHLPRPSRTSYDLINRLSR; encoded by the coding sequence ATGGAGTCTTCAGCAACTGATTTAAGTGGCGGCCATGACCAAATTGTCTCCAAAAAATATAACACTTTATTTCCAGCCATGAACAAGCATCGATTTTCTTCTCGACGGACACCATcattttcttcctcctcctcatcatccTTCTCCTCgtgttcttcatcttttttatcaTCGTCATCCTGTAATCCTGATCTTCATGATCCTTCTCCTCTTAGTCCGGCCACCCCACTTCGATTTTCCGGCGTCCCATTTTCTTGGGAACATTTTCCCGGAATCCCAAAGAAACTAAACAGCAGCAAGAAGGAATTATATTCCTCATTGAAGCGTCTCCCACTGCCTCCTCCCACCACTACCACTAAAAGTACACAAAAACCCTCGAAAAAGTTCATCTTGGATAACATTGGGGTCAATGTGAGGCACAAAAACCCTAGGGGACATTCTAGTGATTTCGCAAAGGATCCTTTCTTTGCTGCAATGGTTGAGTGTTCTAAAGATGCTCATGATgacgatgaagaagaagaagaagaagaatcaaATGCTAGCTTTTCAAGTGGTGCCAAGGTCTCAAGGAGTTCAAGTGAGAGGTTCGGATTTGTCAATCTTTATACATCTTGTAAGAGAACTTGTGCAGTTTCTGAATCCATCATACATCTTCCAAGGCCAAGTAGAACTTCTTATGATCTGATCAATCGCCTATCCCGATAA
- the LOC109950814 gene encoding uncharacterized protein LOC109950814 gives MSSFFAAKKNTRGPCRQLKTAKVTWVTNSRINIGYDERHRATPTVELHSSLAHDIGYVIRSYCPMQWKSWKVMPDETKTEVRGQLSTNYNLEDLDEESLAYVNRLFSERYKQWKSDLHHHFEAFVDPQVALQEGCPKELEALEDSWAWLCAHFQAPAFVVIFYI, from the exons aTGTCATCTTTCTTTGCAGCCAAGAAGAACACTCGAGGGCCGTGTCGGCAGttgaagacggcgaaggtcacctgggtgaccaacagtcgtatcaacATCGGATACGACGAGCGACATCGGGCTACACCGACGGtggagttgcatagctccttggcccacgacattggtTATGTGATTCGGAGCTATTGcccgatgcaatggaagtcttggaaggtGATGCCTGACGAGACCAAGACTGAGGTTcgcggccagttgtcg acgaactacaACTTGGAGGACCTTGACGAAGAGTCGTTGgcgtacgtcaacagactcttctctgagaggtacaaacagtggaagagcgacttgcaccaccattttGAGGCGTTTGTTGatccgcaagtcgctcttcaagAGGGTTGCCCGAAAGAGCTTGAGGCCCTggaggatagttgggcgtggctctgcgctcattttcaggCGCCCgcttttgtggtaattttttatatttaa